The following proteins come from a genomic window of Gimesia chilikensis:
- a CDS encoding exo-alpha-sialidase has translation MMKRTLLLLTLVFTLGSFALADAGSPQPKIKLSPETEKKCLAVLREAIQSDEFWPSMHAAEALTLAGKGAEVRKIVEPKLKTDKDDQHRCGLARELVRAGDRSKAAIMFQILAGKNPYGHVHACESLYKVNELGDGTLIREAMKSEDPKKAMMAAALLCRWGNPEGYKVVRKYLEDPDVKLASIAAWIIARVGDKQDIPALKANLKRTDDAFTRCYFECALAMLGDAEGLAAVKRNLSSEDAAVKTYSAIFAGEAGASNLKDKLIKQLDDETLDARVRAAQALIVLAKAEPPKDEIIVTDVYEASKEYPRYSEGSILPLNDGSLLFATTQFIGSGSDFATARIIAKKSTDGGRTWSKPRVLQENTGKKNVMSATLRYLAGPEHEQRPIGLFYLKKNTLSDLKAYLKISNDNGKTFGPPTEITTPPGYHVMNNDRITILSTGRWLAPVASTADVHKENHFVCTCFISDDQGKTWRQSKGKVDYARRGAMEPEVFELKDGRVLMIFRTQFGHIGSSVSGDGGNTWSTPASWGVRAPEAPATLRRVPSTGDLMLIWNDNYDPKAKSHGGTRSPLTVAISDNEGHSWKIKRNLETETDHGYSYISLIFYQGRAIMSYYVSDPNRKISSRFRSIPLAWFYEETSD, from the coding sequence ATGATGAAACGTACCCTCCTGCTGTTGACGCTTGTTTTCACTCTCGGTTCCTTCGCGCTGGCGGACGCCGGCTCTCCGCAACCGAAAATCAAGCTCAGTCCGGAAACGGAAAAGAAATGCCTGGCCGTACTGCGTGAAGCGATTCAGAGTGATGAGTTCTGGCCTTCAATGCACGCTGCCGAGGCGCTGACTCTCGCCGGGAAGGGAGCGGAGGTCCGCAAGATTGTGGAGCCGAAACTGAAGACCGACAAAGACGACCAGCATCGCTGCGGTCTGGCCCGGGAACTGGTGCGTGCGGGAGACCGTTCGAAAGCGGCCATCATGTTTCAGATCCTGGCAGGTAAGAATCCTTACGGACACGTGCATGCCTGCGAGTCGCTTTACAAAGTCAACGAACTGGGTGACGGGACGCTGATTCGAGAAGCCATGAAATCCGAGGATCCGAAGAAAGCGATGATGGCCGCCGCCCTGCTCTGTCGCTGGGGAAATCCCGAGGGGTATAAGGTCGTTCGCAAATATCTGGAAGATCCCGATGTCAAACTGGCGAGTATCGCTGCCTGGATCATTGCCCGGGTGGGAGACAAGCAGGATATCCCGGCTCTCAAAGCCAACCTGAAGCGGACCGACGATGCGTTTACCCGCTGCTATTTTGAATGTGCCCTGGCAATGCTGGGTGATGCCGAAGGGCTGGCAGCGGTCAAGCGGAACCTCTCCAGTGAGGATGCCGCGGTGAAGACGTACTCGGCCATCTTCGCGGGCGAAGCGGGTGCCAGTAACCTCAAAGACAAGCTGATTAAACAGCTGGATGATGAGACTCTGGATGCACGCGTGCGGGCAGCCCAGGCACTGATCGTGCTGGCGAAAGCTGAGCCACCGAAAGACGAGATCATCGTCACCGACGTGTATGAAGCGTCGAAAGAGTATCCCCGTTATAGTGAAGGATCGATCCTGCCTTTAAACGATGGTTCGCTGCTCTTCGCAACGACACAGTTTATCGGCAGCGGCTCCGATTTCGCGACGGCCCGGATCATTGCGAAAAAGTCGACCGACGGGGGACGCACCTGGAGCAAACCACGCGTCCTGCAGGAAAATACGGGAAAGAAGAATGTTATGTCCGCCACGCTACGTTACCTGGCGGGCCCCGAGCATGAACAGCGACCGATTGGTCTGTTCTACCTGAAAAAGAATACGCTGTCGGATCTGAAAGCGTACCTTAAGATTTCCAATGACAACGGGAAGACGTTTGGCCCGCCGACTGAGATTACGACTCCCCCCGGATATCACGTGATGAACAATGACCGGATTACGATTCTCTCCACTGGACGCTGGCTGGCCCCCGTGGCTTCGACAGCCGACGTACATAAAGAGAATCATTTCGTCTGCACCTGTTTCATCTCAGATGACCAGGGTAAAACCTGGCGACAGTCGAAAGGGAAAGTTGATTACGCCCGACGCGGAGCGATGGAGCCGGAAGTATTTGAGCTGAAGGACGGCAGGGTTCTCATGATTTTCCGCACGCAGTTCGGGCATATCGGCTCGAGCGTGTCTGGTGACGGAGGTAACACGTGGAGCACGCCTGCTTCCTGGGGCGTTCGTGCTCCCGAAGCACCGGCGACACTGCGACGTGTGCCTTCAACGGGCGATTTAATGCTGATCTGGAACGACAACTACGATCCAAAGGCGAAGAGCCATGGAGGAACGCGATCGCCGCTGACTGTTGCCATCAGCGATAATGAGGGGCATTCCTGGAAAATCAAACGGAATCTGGAGACAGAAACCGACCACGGTTACTCGTACATCAGCCTGATCTTTTACCAGGGACGGGCGATCATGAGCTATTACGTCAGCGATCCCAACCGCAAGATTTCGTCCCGCTTCCGTTCGATTCCGCTGGCCTGGTTTTACGAGGAGACATCCGACTAA